The proteins below are encoded in one region of Candidatus Babeliales bacterium:
- a CDS encoding TlyA family RNA methyltransferase: MAKIKKRLDVRLQELLPEHDERHIQSLIMQGKVFVDDEKVTKPGTQVTNDAKITYSIEEQKFVSRAGLKLEKALDHFKIDVKDLIVLDAGISTGGFTDCLLQRGATKVYGIDVGYGDVHDKIRKDERLVLLEKTNLRILETVGELVDVITLDLSFISVLKVMPTVCKVLKKDGKLIVLIKPQFEASKHEIGAGGIVRDDHIRQAIVDVVVDGIKSYGFDCVGVIESPIFGAKGNKEFLAYFARKVNA; encoded by the coding sequence ATGGCTAAAATAAAAAAACGTCTTGATGTTAGGTTGCAAGAATTGTTACCGGAACATGATGAACGACATATCCAAAGTTTGATTATGCAGGGAAAAGTTTTTGTTGATGATGAAAAGGTTACAAAACCGGGAACACAAGTTACTAACGATGCAAAAATTACGTATTCTATTGAAGAACAAAAGTTTGTCAGTCGTGCTGGTTTAAAATTGGAAAAAGCGCTTGATCATTTTAAAATTGATGTAAAGGACTTAATTGTGCTTGATGCAGGCATTTCAACAGGTGGTTTTACAGATTGTTTACTGCAGCGTGGTGCAACAAAAGTGTATGGTATTGATGTTGGTTATGGCGATGTGCACGATAAAATTCGTAAAGATGAACGACTTGTTTTATTAGAAAAAACAAACTTACGAATTTTAGAAACTGTTGGTGAATTGGTTGATGTGATAACACTTGATTTGTCATTTATCTCTGTGTTAAAAGTTATGCCAACGGTGTGCAAGGTTTTAAAAAAAGATGGCAAACTGATTGTGCTTATAAAACCACAATTTGAAGCAAGTAAACATGAAATAGGTGCTGGCGGTATTGTGCGCGATGATCACATTCGGCAAGCAATTGTTGATGTAGTTGTTGATGGAATTAAAAGTTATGGTTTTGATTGTGTTGGAGTAATTGAATCGCCTATTTTTGGTGCAAAAGGAAATAAAGAATTTTTAGCGTACTTTGCGCGGAAGGTTAACGCATGA
- the ppsA gene encoding phosphoenolpyruvate synthase gives MKALRYFIAILLLCVFHCAQTQYRYITFLKDISLSDLPLVGGKNASLGQMINALSSEGIRVPHGFAVTVDGYARYINHNNLLTQITELTNHITDINDLKNLKKVSAEIRARIENGHIPTDLADEITQAYQDLSNQYNEQYCDVAVRSSATAEDLPDASFAGQQDTYLHVQGIENVLTYYKKCIASLFTDRAIAYRKEQGFDQLEVALSVCIQKMIRSDLSCSGVAFSLDTESGFTDVVVINGSYGLGEAIVQGTITPDEYIVHKTTLEQGFAPIIKKQLGRKSIKIIYSDQEDNLIATVPVSQQDQIYYCLTNDEILELSRMVVTIEKHYSQQYKKRNCNWTAMDIEWAKDGIDGKIYIVQARPETVHAGKQKNTLLLYTLNGNRATLAENILVEGISVGQQIASGIARIINSVEEIDHINATDIIITDMTNPDWVPAMKQAAGIITNQGGRTCHAAIVSRELGIPAIVGTQNATEKIVTGQKVTLDCSNGTVGYVYDGLIPFSVAEVHLDNIATPPVPIMVNIADPDSAFKTSFLPTSGIGLVRLEFIITNALKIHPMALIYPEVITDPNITEKIERTTAAYTSNIEFFVEQLACAVGMMAAAFYPRPIIVRFSDFKSNEYYDLIGGSYFEPIEENPMIGFRGASRYYHERYKDAFALECEAMKIVRERMGLTNVKLMIPFVRTLKEAESVITQMRNNGLERGVNGLEVIMMCELPSNVMLIKEFSNYFDGFSIGSNDLTQTTLGIDRDSALISPIFDERDPAVKKMLVKAITTANKIGTYIGICGQAPSDFPELAEFLIKTGINSVSLTPDTVIPFLMRYSK, from the coding sequence ATGAAAGCATTGCGCTATTTTATAGCAATCCTATTATTGTGCGTATTCCATTGCGCACAGACACAATACCGGTATATTACTTTTCTTAAAGACATATCTCTTTCTGATCTTCCCCTTGTCGGTGGAAAAAATGCTTCACTCGGACAAATGATCAACGCTCTCAGTTCTGAAGGAATCAGAGTTCCTCATGGTTTTGCCGTTACCGTTGATGGATATGCGCGTTACATCAATCACAATAACTTGTTAACACAGATCACAGAACTCACCAATCACATTACTGATATCAATGATTTAAAAAATCTCAAAAAAGTGAGTGCCGAAATACGTGCACGTATTGAAAACGGGCACATACCAACTGATCTTGCAGATGAAATCACGCAAGCATATCAAGATCTTTCAAATCAATATAATGAACAATATTGTGATGTTGCCGTGCGCTCATCAGCAACAGCAGAAGATCTTCCCGATGCTTCTTTTGCAGGACAACAAGATACATACTTACATGTGCAAGGAATAGAAAATGTCCTTACGTATTACAAAAAATGTATCGCTTCGCTCTTTACCGACCGCGCAATCGCTTACCGTAAAGAGCAAGGTTTTGATCAGTTAGAAGTTGCACTTTCAGTATGTATTCAAAAAATGATACGCTCCGATCTTTCGTGCTCTGGTGTTGCATTCTCCCTCGATACAGAAAGTGGATTTACTGACGTTGTTGTTATTAACGGCTCCTATGGTCTTGGTGAAGCAATTGTACAAGGCACAATTACTCCTGATGAATACATTGTACACAAAACAACATTAGAACAAGGATTTGCACCAATCATCAAAAAACAACTTGGTCGTAAATCAATAAAAATTATTTATAGCGATCAAGAAGATAACCTCATTGCAACTGTTCCTGTATCACAACAAGATCAAATATATTATTGTTTAACAAATGACGAAATTCTTGAATTATCTCGCATGGTTGTAACTATCGAAAAACATTATTCACAACAGTACAAAAAGCGTAATTGCAACTGGACTGCAATGGATATTGAATGGGCAAAAGATGGCATTGATGGAAAAATATATATTGTTCAAGCACGCCCCGAAACAGTACATGCTGGTAAACAAAAAAACACTCTCCTTCTTTATACGCTCAATGGAAATCGTGCAACATTGGCAGAAAATATTCTTGTTGAAGGAATCAGTGTTGGACAACAAATTGCCAGTGGAATTGCACGTATTATTAATTCTGTGGAAGAAATTGATCACATCAACGCAACAGATATTATTATTACTGATATGACAAATCCGGATTGGGTTCCTGCTATGAAGCAAGCTGCAGGAATTATTACTAATCAAGGTGGTAGAACATGTCATGCAGCAATTGTCAGCAGAGAACTCGGTATTCCCGCAATTGTTGGCACACAAAACGCCACAGAAAAAATAGTAACTGGTCAAAAAGTAACACTCGATTGCAGTAATGGTACCGTTGGTTATGTGTATGATGGACTCATCCCCTTTAGTGTAGCAGAAGTACATTTAGACAACATCGCTACACCACCAGTGCCCATCATGGTTAACATTGCCGATCCTGATAGCGCATTCAAAACATCTTTTTTACCAACATCAGGAATTGGTTTGGTACGATTAGAATTTATCATTACTAATGCACTCAAAATACATCCAATGGCACTCATTTATCCCGAAGTAATTACTGATCCGAACATCACAGAAAAAATTGAACGCACAACAGCTGCATACACAAGCAATATAGAATTTTTTGTTGAACAACTTGCATGCGCAGTTGGTATGATGGCAGCAGCGTTTTATCCGCGTCCTATCATTGTTCGTTTTTCTGATTTTAAAAGTAATGAATACTATGACTTGATTGGTGGATCATATTTTGAACCAATTGAAGAAAATCCCATGATCGGATTTCGCGGTGCTTCACGTTATTATCACGAACGTTACAAAGATGCATTTGCGCTCGAGTGCGAAGCTATGAAAATTGTTCGCGAAAGAATGGGACTGACAAACGTAAAGTTAATGATTCCTTTTGTCCGCACACTCAAAGAAGCAGAAAGTGTTATTACGCAAATGCGCAACAATGGATTAGAGCGCGGAGTAAATGGCTTGGAAGTAATCATGATGTGTGAATTACCATCAAACGTTATGCTCATCAAGGAATTTAGCAATTATTTTGACGGTTTTTCAATTGGATCAAATGATCTTACACAAACAACACTTGGCATTGATCGCGATTCTGCATTAATCAGTCCAATTTTTGATGAACGCGATCCTGCAGTCAAAAAAATGCTCGTTAAAGCGATCACCACAGCTAATAAAATTGGTACGTATATTGGTATCTGCGGACAAGCTCCATCAGATTTTCCAGAACTGGCAGAATTTTTGATAAAAACAGGAATCAATTCAGTTTCACTAACACCCGACACCGTTATCCCATTCCTTATGCGCTATTCCAAATAA